A stretch of the Channa argus isolate prfri chromosome 9, Channa argus male v1.0, whole genome shotgun sequence genome encodes the following:
- the tex30 gene encoding testis-expressed protein 30 isoform X3: protein MVLTGFSVMFQDTVKVPFESKFIDAVMCVPASVQDAGTAVILTHGAGGDMNFKHLVSLAHALASNGFLCLRFTCKGLNLGYRVKAYHAVWDYLKSLPKFTVEHIYVGGRSMGCRAAAALARQLSDETEDSPEGVICLSFPLHPPGQTHAYRQRSEDLRGLPKHMSVLFVSGTEDNMCDRVRGSL, encoded by the exons ATGGTGCTCACTGGCTTCTCTGTGATGTTCCAGGACACAGTAAAGGTGCCGTTTGAGAGCAAATTCATCGACGCTGTCATGTGTGTCCCTGCCTCAGTACAAGATGCTGGCACAGCTGTCATCCTCACCCATGGTGCTGGTGGAGACATGAACTTCAAACATCTGGTTTCTTTGGCTCATGCTCTGGCATCAAATGGTTTCCTGTGTCTCCGCTTCACTTGCAAAGGTTTAAACCTGGGATATAGAGTGAAGGCTTACCATGCTGTGTGG GACTACTTGAAATCACTACCGAAATTTACAGTAGAGCACATATATGTTGGAG GTAGGTCGATGGGATGCCGTGCTGCTGCAGCTCTTGCCAGGCAGCTGAGTGACGAAACGGAGGATTCACCAGAGGGTGTCATCTGCCTGTCTTTTCCTCTGCACCCACCAGGACAAACGCATGCCTATCGGCAGCGCAGCGAAGATCTCAGGGGGCTGCCTAAACACATGTCGGTACTGTTCGTATCAGGCACTGAGGACAACATGTGTGATAGGGTGAGAG